In Salvelinus sp. IW2-2015 unplaced genomic scaffold, ASM291031v2 Un_scaffold996, whole genome shotgun sequence, the genomic stretch GGTGAGAGAGTACCCGGCCCGATGTGCTGTGAGCTGTGATCGGATCCGCGGCTACGCGGACGGGGGGGTTGGGTGGCTGTGCCCATTGGTTGCTCAGCTCTGCTCGCCAACACAGCCAGTTAGTCGAACAGGGTTTGTTTTAACATAACCAGAGGCACAATTCGACAGCCCGCAAAACAATCATGTAGTAAATATGAAATTGTAATTGCTAGGTACCAAGGTGGTATAGGCTACACTGACTTTTGATACACAAAATGGAAGGCTTTAATTCTATTTTGTCCATTGGTGAGTCTGTTTTGTTAAGGCCGACGCTGATGAGATAGTACAGGAGGTgaaggggagagaatgagagctgtggGTCTTTCTTGGCCTACTACTGCTGGGATTGTGCAGATCCGCTTTCACAAATCGAAAAAAACATACGCTTCATGCCCCAATCTGAAAGACCCGCAGTTGGTTTTATTGTTACCGACCTCCAAATGGTAAGATTCTTGCGTTTTTTAATTCAGACGatgtttttttaaacgttttgaacCGCCCTTTTGTGAGTTAGAATGGATGCTTCCTATGTCGGTTTATAGGCTCTGTGTAGACTACTTGTGTGAACCATTCTGTATGATGGCTTTGACTGTATTGACTCCCCTACAGTGAGGCAGGCTGTCAGCGTGAGCAATGTTGCACACTTCTATCATTTTTGTGTTCGCGATCGTTCTATTTTGATAACAAAAACAGAACGAGTAGATATGATTCGATTTTGTGAACGGGGCAGAGCACACCGGTCGCTCGCTGTGTTTTCCTGATMTTTTTGTCTTCTCTGCTGCAACTACGGACGGCCTTCAGAGGGGAAGCCATGCAATGTCGTCTTATTAGTGTAGGCTATGCGGTGTATGGCGGTAGTCTTTCTTTCTGTTATTGTCGCGTGGAATGTGAGTTgttatttacagacagacagtatggttTATGTCAATTCTTGCGTTTTTTAACACTTGTTTTGTAACATTGTAGCAATTTCAAACAGTGCATGAGCCTGAATCATATGAATTGACCACACTGTAGCTGGATAGGAAAAACGTGGTTGTTTACTAGAAGACTTACCTTTTTGTAACCTCGACCACCCTAACATGCATTTCCTTTTACTATGACAGGAAGGAGCCATGACAACATGAATCGGTCATACAGACGGGCTGTTCGGGGCTGCTCAGGCTCAGCATCAGCCACAGTGTACAGCTCAGGCCAGCCAGAGCTGAGGCCCCCAATGGCCTCTCAGTTTCTGCCACTTCCTATGGAAACCACTGTAACAGCAGCACCAAACATGGTTCAACAGACCAACCGTCGGTGGCCATGCAACTGTCACCTCCTCCCTCAAACAGGCACCTAGCTACGTGTATAACCAGGCAGAGAAGGAGAGGCCCACTGCCACAGTCCTCTGCTGAGCTCCAGGACCTCTCCACTATGGTACACAGACCTGGGTCTGATCTGGGACCCGGGCCCCAGCCTAAGGATCTCGACGCCAGGAACCATTTGCACTCTCACAGCCCAGTGGGAGGCTCTAGTTTGGGGCTCCCTGGTCCGACTGCCCCCTCTCCCGGTAACGAGGAGACAGAACCCTACGAGGATTCCATGCGGGATCAGAACGGTTTCTCTCCTGTTAGTTCTGATAGTTTGGAGCGCTGCTCTCCTATCCCCAATGGATACCTGCATTTCGAGTCCACCTTGTTTGACAGTGGGGACAGGGAGGATGAGGAACGAGGACGAGGAAGAGTTGGTACCTTTTCAACAACACTCTTCTAAGTCTGCCAGAGACAGAACGGTCACAGACTCTAACACCACTTCTGGTTCAGGGGTAGGCCATAACAGCACATACAAACCCTCTGTTCTCAACCTGATGTCTAAGAGTCTATCTGAACTGGACCCTACTCTGAGCCCCAGTGCCCTGCCTGACATGTCCATGGGGATGGCTGGAGTATGACCAGTGGATCTGACAGTGAGATGACAGGAGACACACTTGACAATGGTCTCATCTCACTGTTGGAACCAACTCTAATGTGGAGTCCCTCTCTTACTGATAAtcgtaataaataataataaccctTGGGGCAGATGCATCTGGGTAGCTCCTCAAAAGATATCTGATCTTATCTGACGTTATCTACAGTTCTGTATACTGTGTAATCTTTCCGGAACAGTATTTTGTCAAGGAGCCATTCTTATTTTATCGTTTAGATTTTGCCATACACTATATGCCGATCGACATGTTTGACATTTGGAATTTTAGATTCTAAAAGTTTGAACTGTCAAGGGATGATCCTATACATGTAGTAACGTCTTTGTTTTTGGTTCAGCCAACAGCCCAAAGAACAAGCCCCTCCCAGCAGTGCAGTACTTGGAGGGAGATCTGGTCTGGGCCAAGTTCAACCGGCCGCCTGGTGGCCTTGTAGAGTTACCATAGATCACTGGAGGGATATACCacacacatgaaaggtgggaagTTGTATTATTGGTGGTGATCTAAACGTATCAACAAGGTTGTCAGGGCATAAAGCATTGATTTAAAAGTGGGAAGGAAGGGAGCTGTCCTCTGGGTTGTGTGGGGGAAGGAAGGGAAGCTNNNNNNNNNNNNNNNNNNNNNNNNNNNNNNNNNNNNNNNNNNNNNNNNNNNNNNNNNNNNNNNNNNNNNNNNNNNNNNNNNNNNNNNNNNNNNNNNNNNNNNNNNNNNNNNNNNNNNNNNNNNNNNNNNNNNNNNNNNNNNNNNNNNNNNNNNNNNNNNNNNNNNNNNNNNNNNNNNNNNNNNNNNNNNNNNNNNNNNNNNNNNNNNNNNNNNNNNNNNNNNNNNNNNNNNNNNNNNNNNNNNNNNNNNNNNNNNNNNNNNNNNNNNNNNNNNNNNNNNNNNNNNNNNNNNNNNNNNNNNNNNNNNNNNNNNNNNNNNNNNNNNNNNNNNNNNNNNNNNNNNNNNNNNNNNNNNNNNNNNNNNNNNNNNNNNNNNNNNNNNNNNNNNNNNNNNNNNNNNNNNNNNNNNNNNNNNNNNNNNNNNNNNNNNNNNNNNNNNNNNNNNNNNNNNNNNNNNNNNNNNNNNNNNNNNNNNNNNNNNNNNNNNNNNNNNNNNNNNNNNNNNNNNNNNNNNNNNNNNNNNNNNNNNNNNNNNNNNNNNNNNNNNNNNNNNNNNNNNNNNNNNNNNNNNNNNNNNNNNNNNNNNNNNNNNNNNNNNNNNNNNNNNNNNNNNNNNNNNNNNNNNNNNNNNNNNNNNNNNNNNNNNNNNNNNNNNNNNNNNNNNNNNNNNNNNNNNNNNNNNNNNNNNNNNNNNNNNNNNNNNNNNNNNNNNNNNNNNNNNNNNNNNNNNNNNNNNNNNNNNNNNNNNNNNNNNNNNNNNNNNNNNNNNNNNNNNNNNNNNNNNNNNNNNNNNNNNNNNNNNNNNNNNNNNNNNNNNNNNNNNNNNNNNNNNNNNNNNNNNNNNNNNNNNNNNNNNNNNNNNNNNNNNNNNNNNNNNNNNNNNNNNNNNNNNNNNNNNNNNNNNNNNNNNNNNNNNNNNNNNNNNNNNNNNNNNNNNNNNNNNNNNNNNNNNNNNNNNNNNNNNNNNNNNNNNNNNNNNNNNNNNNNNNNNNNNNNNNNNNNNNNNNNNNNNNNNNNNNNNNNNNNNNNNNNNNNNNNNNNNNNNNNNNNNNNNNNNNNNNNNNNNNNNNNNNNNNNNNNNNNNNNNNNNNNNNNNNNNNNNNNNNNNNNNNNNNNNNNNNNNNNNNNNNNNNNNNNNNNNNNNNNNNNNNNNNNNNNNNNNNNNNNNNNNNNNNNNNNNNNNNNNNNNNNNNNNNNNNNNNNNNNNNNNNNNNNNNNNNNNNNNNNNNNNNNNNNNNNNNNNNNNNNNNNNNNNNNNNNNNNNNNNNNNNNNNNNNNNNNNNNNNNNNNNNNNNNNNNNNNNNNNNNNNNNNNNNNNNNNNNNNNNNNNNNNNNNNNNNNNNNNNNNNNNNNNNNNNNNNNNNNNNNNNNNNNNNNNNNNNNNNNNNNNNNNNNNNNNNNNNNNNNNNNNNNNNNNNNNNNNNNNNNNNNNNNNNNNNNNNNNNNNNNNNNNNNNNNNNNNNNNNNNNNNNNNNNNNNNNNNNNNNNNNNNNNNNNNNNNNNNNNNNNNNNNNNNNNNNNNNNNNNNNNNNNNNNNNNNNNNNNNNNNNNNNNNNNNNNNNNNNNNNNNNNNNNNNNNNNNNNNNNNNNNNNNNNNNNNNNNNNNNNNNNNNNNNNNNNNNNNNNNNNNNNNNNNNNNNNNNNNNNNNNNNNNNNNNNNNNNNNNNNNNNNNNNNNNNNNNNNNNNNNNNNNNNNNNNNNNNNNNNNNNNNNNNNNNNNNNNNNNNNNNNNNNNNNNNNNNNNNNNNNNNNNNNNNNNNNNNNNNNNNNNNNNNNNNNNNNNNNNNNNNNNNNNNNNNNNNNNNNNNNNNNNNNNNNNNNNNNNNNNNNNNNNNNNNNNNNNNNNNNNNNNNNNNNNNNNNNNNNNNNNNNNNNNNNNNNNNNNNNNNNNNNNNNNNNNNNNNNNNNNNNNNNNNNNNNNNNNNNNNNNNNNNNNNNNNNNNNNNNNNNNNNNNNNNNNNNNNNNNNNNNNNNNNNNNNNNNNNNNNNNNNNNNNNNNNNNNNNNNNNNNNNNNNNNNNNNNNNNNNNNNNNNNNNNNNNNNNNNNNNNNNNNNNNNNNNNNNNNNNNNNNNNNNNNNNNNNNNNNNNNNNNNNNNNNNNNNNNNNNNNNNNNNNNNNNNNNNNNNNNNNNNNNNNNNNNNNNNNNNNNNNNNNNNNNNNNNNNNNNNNNNNNNNNNNNNNNNNNNNNNNNNNNNNNNNNNNNNNNNNNNNNNNNNNNNNNNNNNNNNNNNNNNNNNNNNNNNNNNNNNNNNNNNNNNNNNNNNNNNNNNNNNNNNNNNNNNNNNNNNNNNNNNNNNNNNNNNNNNNNNNNNNNNNNNNNNNNNNNNNNNNNNNNNNNNNNNNNNNNNNNNNNNNNNNNNNNNNNNNNNNNNNNNNNNNNNNNNNNNNNNNNNNNNNNNNNNNNNNNNNNNNNNNNNNNNNNNNNNNNNNNNNNNNNNNNNNNNNNNNNNNNNNNNNNNNNNNNNNNNNNNNNNNNNNNNNNNNNNNNNNNNNNNNNNNNNNNNNNNNNNNNNNNNNNNNNNNNNNNNNNNNNNNNNNNNNNNNNNNNNNNNNNNNNNNNNNNNNNNNNNNNNNNNNNNNNNNNNNNNNNNNNNNNNNNNNNNNNNNNNNNNNNNNNNNNNNNTTTAAACCTGAGCCTAATTACAAGTTCAGTACTTTCCTGATGCTCCTGAAGGACATGCATGATACCAGGGAGAAAGAGGGCAAGCCCCTGACCATGCCTCCCTCACAAGCCCTCATCCAGGAGGAACCCATGGTCATAGCCACTGTCCAAGCACCAGACGACACCTTGAACACTGCTGCTGGCGGGGACTGGACACCAACAGGGACCAAAATCCAAAACGGCCAGCATGCGAGCTCGCCAACACCCAAGAGCACACCGGCCAAACCCAAGTCCAAAACTAAACCCATCATGAAAAACGACACATACAAACTTGAAGGGAAAACGGTGCTGGCTCAGATGGTGGCGAACGCAGTGGAGAAGCAGCAGCGGAGGAAGCAGAGGCCACCAGCCAAGCTCAGGGCAATCATCGGTGGTCTCTCTCCCGAGTTGGCCGACCTAGCCTCGGGGAGGGAGTTTGTCTCTGGGCACACTGACCTGGCTGAGCCTGGCCTcagcccccctcctcttccttctgtcCCCTCCGCTGCTGACTCCTCATCCTACCTCGACAAGAGCCCGGGTACCAAAGTGGCCCCTAAGAAGCGCTGGCAGACGTTTGCGCAGCAGGGGCCAGTGAAGCCTGGGCAGGATCCAGGGATCCTGGGTGGGGTGGCCTCACCGCAGGGGCTTGCGGAAGTGAATGGGGTCTACAGAGACAGCCAGGGAGGCACACCAGACCCCATCAGATCCCCTAGTCTAAACCTGGGGATGGAGAAGCAAGATGACACATCAGGTAAGACTTGAATGGGTTTCAGTACCAGCAGTGTTTTATgttagctttttattttattttttagagatttattttatttatcgattatttattccCACAGCACATTCTGAAAACAAACGGCTGAGGAAACCCAGCAAAAGACTGCTGGAATCCACAGAGGAGGAACAATTCTTTTCcccgaataaaaaaataaagaaacctctGGAATCTTCCAAAACCCCTCTGAGACATTCTTCAGCCCCAGCACTGCTAATGTTCACCTCTACACCCAGCCCCACCCCTGGCCCTACCTCTGGGGAGCCAGCCAGCCCCACCCCTGGCCCTACCTCTGGGGAGCCAGCCAGCCCCACCCCTGGCCCTACCGTCTGGGAAGCAGCCGCACCACCTGGCCTACCTCTGGGAAGCCAGCCAGCCTCCCTGGCTCTACCTCTGggggagccagccagccaaccccGGCTGCTACCTCTGGGAAGCCCAGCCAGCCCACAACTGGCCCTACCTCGGCTGGGGGCCAGCCAGCCTCACCACTGGCCCTACTCTGGGGAGCCAGCCAACCCCACCCCTGCCAGCCTACCTCTGGGGAGCCAGCCAGCCCCACCCCTGGCCCTACCTCTGGGGAGCCAAGCCAGCCCCACCCCTGGCCTACCCCGTggggagccagccagccaccccTGACCTACTCTGGGGAGCAGCCAAGAACAAGCCTAGCGGGCTGAAACATAGTCTGTCTCAAGATGTCTCCACCGATCTAGAAGAATCATTATCCAAACAACCCCAGCAGTGACTCTTTCTCTACTGACTCAGTAGTCCGATGGGACAAACCCTCCTCTGCCCTGCTGGCTAAGCAAGAacagtcaaatgttttttttctccaaaaaacaTCTCTATCATACGGCAGTGCAAGTTCTTATGTAAAGCAAGGAGGCAGATATTATTATACTTGGGGAAAGTACTTTCCATTGGGAAAGTAGTTATGATATGGAAAGATAAACCTCCTCTATTTTTCAGATCAGTAGATTTGGGGTATTTAAATGTCTGGTCATTCCCCAGCCCCAGTATccctggagaggaagaggacgaggaAGCCGTCTCACAAGGTCTGGAATGCACCATAGAAGAAGTGTCAGTCAGTcctccaaagaagaagaaggagttTAAGACCAGAGTGTAGACAGAGGTGAAACCAGAAGTCAGGGACACTCAGGTAAGGCTGAATGAACTATCTCAAACGACATAATTAACAGATCTATACTGCTACAGTACCACTCTGAAACTGGTCTAATTACAGTACCAgacaaatgtttggacacacctactcattccagggtttttctttatttttactattttctacattgtagaataatagtgaagacatcaactctatgaaataacacatatagtaaccaagaaagtgttaaacaaatcaaaatatatgttatatttgaggttcttcaaagtagccaccctttgccttgatgacagctttacacactcttggcattctctgaaccagcttcatgaggtagtcacctgtaatgcatttcaattaacaggtgtgccttgttaaaagttaatttgtggaatttctttccttcgaaTTGCATTTGAGCCtatctgttgtgacaaggtaaaggtggtatacagaagatagccctatttggtaaaagaccaagtccatattctgTCAagaaaaagctcaaataagcaaagagaaacaacagtccatcactactttaagacatgaaggtcagtcaatccagaaaatttcatgAACTTTGGCACTTCAAGTGCCatcccaaaaaccatcaagcgctatgatgaaactagctctcctgaggaccgccacaggaaaggaaaacacagagttacagtgccttgcaaaagtattcaccccccttggtgaATACTtggaaaaaatggaaaagtggtgtgtgcatatttattcacctcctttgctacgaagcccctaaataagatctggtgcaaccaattaccttcagaagtcacataattagttaaataaagtccacctgtgtgcagtctaagtgtcacatgatctgtcacgtgatctcaatatatatacacctgttcttaaaggccccagagtctgcaacaccaccaagcaaggggcactatgaagaccaaggagctctccaaacaggtcaaggacaaggatgtggagaagtacagatcagggttgggttataaaaaaaatatcagaaactttgaacatcccacggagaaccattaaatccattattaaaaaatggaaagaatatggcaccacaacaaacctgccaagagagagccgcccaacaaaactcacggaccaggcaaggagggcggtaatcagagaggcaacagagagaccaaagataaccctgaaggagctgcaaagctccacagcggagattggagtatctgtccataggaccactttaagccgtacactccacagagctgggctttacggaagagtggccagaaaaagccattgcttaaagacaaaaataagcaaacacgtttggtgctCGCCAAAAGAAATGGGagggactccccaaacatatggaagaaggtactctggtcagatgagactaaaatgtagctttttgtccgtcaaggaaaacgctatgtctggcgcaaacccacctctcatcaccccgagaacctcatccccacagtgaagcgtggtggcagcatcatgctgtggggacgtttttcatcggcagagactgggaaactggtcagaattgaaggaatgatggatgctgCTAAAttaagggaaattcttgagggaaacctgtttcaggcttccagagatttgacactgggacagaggttcactttaaggcaggacaatgaccctaagcatactgctaaagcaacactcgagtggtttaaggggaaacatttaaatgtcttggaatggcctagtcaaagcccagaccttaatcaaattgagaatctgtggtatggcttaaagattgcagtacaccagcggaacccatccaacttgaaggagctggagcagttatgCCTTGAGTAAAGGGCAAAAATCCCTGtgtctagatgtgccaagcttaaaaAAGACATACCCcatgagacttgcagctgtaattgctgcaaaaggtggctctacaaagtattgactttggggggtaaatagttatgcatgctcaagttttcagtttttttgtcttatttcttgtttgtttcacaaataatattttgcatcttctaagtggtaggcatgttgtgtaaatcaagtgatacaacccccccaaaatatattttaattccaggttgtaaggctacaaaataggaaaaataccaaggggtgtgaatactttcgcaagccactgtacctctgctgcagaggataagtaaatttgagttaactgcacctcagatattgcagcccaaataaatacttcacagagttcaagtaacagacacatctcaacatcaactgttcagagactgcatgaatcaggcctttatggtcaaattgctgcaacgaaaccactactaaaggacaccaataataagaagagacttgcttgggccaagaaacacgagcaatggacattggaccggtggaaatctgtcctttggtctgatgagtccaaatttgagatttttggttccaaccgccatatttttgtgagacgcagagtaggtgaacggatctctgcatgtgtggttcccaccgtgaagcatggaggaggaagtgtgatggtatgggggtgctttgctggtgacactgtcagtgatttatttagagctcatggcacacttaaccagcatggctaccacagcattctgcagcaatacaccatcccatctggtttgggcttattgggactatcatttgtttttcaacaggacaatgacccaaaacaaacctccaggctgtttgggctatttgaccaagcaggagagtgatggagtgctgcatcagatgacctggccttcacaatcacccgacctcaacccaattgacatggtttgggatgagttggaacgcagagtggaaaagcagccaacaagtgttcagcatatgtgggaactccttcaagacagttggaaaagcattccagatgaagctggttgaaagaatgccaagagtgtgcaaagctgtcattaaggcaaagggtagctactttgaagaatatcaaatataaaatatattttgatttaacaccttATTTGTTGWctacatgattccatgtgttatttcatagttttgatgtcttcaatattattctacattgtagaaaatagtaaaaataaagaaaaacccttgaatcagtaggtgtgtccaaacttttgactggtactctatgtcATTTCTATAACAGGTTAAGTCTGTAAAGAAAGACGTGCCTGTATCCAGCTTGACAACTCCAGAGAGCATGGTTTCTCTGCAGGCATCCTCCCCTGCCTGGCCCTCTAGCCCTACGGTgcttcatgcacaaagtagatgtcctaaccgacttgccaaaaccatagtttgttaacaagaaatttgtggtgtggttgaaaaacgagttttaatgactcaacctaagtatatgtaaacttctgacttcaactgtacattgtggGTATAGAAACAGAATACTCTGTCAGATGCGTAAGTCTATGGCATGGCAGTATCAAGTCACAGGTGGTAAAACTCAATAGCAGTGTTAAGCCAAGTGAATATGTGTATAGGTGAGGCTGCACCAGGTGTACATGGCTCCTGTAAGATTAGAATGGTGCCAGGTAGTCTAGCGGTGAAGAGCGTTagaccagtaaccgaaaagttgctggttcgaatccccgagccgaataggtgaaaaaatctgtcgatgtgcccttgagcaaggcactaaccGTAAACCGCTCCTGTAGGTTgttttggataagagcgtctgcaaatgAGTCAAATGGAAATGGACAGAACATGTGTACAGGGATAGGTAGAGACTCACCTTTAGTGCATTCACAACAGATGAACTTCTCTAGGGGTTTCTGATAGCCGATACACTGCAGGTGGAACGCCCCACAGCATTGGCCCTCACACAGCAGCAGCTCACCTGTCTCTCACACACCTGCAAGACACACACATTTTAGTCTTGTGTTACGATATCCCAAATCTAATTCATCACTCGGCTATTGGGAACAGTTATTTCTGAACTAATGTGAGAAAGCCTGGAAATAAAACGTGAGAGCTATTTGACTGTTCCTGCCTCTACAAAATAGAAAGGTTGTGGCACGTTGTTGGTTGACCTACCTGACAGACATTCTCCTTCATGGACGCagctcctcctttctctcctgtgTTCCTCTTAGTGCTGGAGACAGGGACCTTCGCCAGGTAGGGAGAAACTGTCATTCAGACCAGGAGAGAACACCTGGAGGAGAGGTGTTATTACACAAAATATTGGTTAAGGTGTAGGGGTTTAGCACCCTGTTTTACAGCACTGGTACAATTGTACCTCAGGTGAATGCTGACATCATAGCATGAAACTAGTCATCTTTTCACACAGGTTGAAAAAGGTGTTAATGCTGACCTCAGGTTTGGGTGTTCTCTCTCCGTTGGTGGCTCTCcctcgaaaaaaaaaaaaaaaaaaaaaaaaaaaaaaaaacacccaggGGACCTGGAAAAAATCCCCTTTTTCTTCGGTCCCTTACTTTTTTCCTTTtgggggtgtttttttttttttggaaaaaGGANNNNNNNNNNNNNNNNNNNNNNNNNNNNNNNNNNNNNNNNNNNNNNNNNNNNNNNNNNNNNNNNNNNNNNNNNNNNNNNNNNNNNNNNNNNNNNNNNNNNNNNNNNNNNNNNNNNNNNNNNNNNNNNNNNNNNNNNNNNNNNNNNNNNNNNNNNNNNNNNNNNNNNNNNNNNNNNNNNNNNNNNNNNNNNNNNNNNNNN encodes the following:
- the LOC112069383 gene encoding WAS/WASL-interacting protein family member 3-like, giving the protein MLLKDMHDTREKEGKPLTMPPSQALIQEEPMVIATVQAPDDTLNTAAGGDWTPTGTKIQNGQHASSPTPKSTPAKPKSKTKPIMKNDTYKLEGKTVLAQMVANAVEKQQRRKQRPPAKLRAIIGGLSPELADLASGREFVSGHTDLAEPGLSPPPLPSVPSAADSSSYLDKSPGTKVAPKKRWQTFAQQGPVKPGQDPGILGGVASPQGLAEVNGVYRDSQGGTPDPIRSPSLNLGMEKQDDTSAHSENKRLRKPSKRLLESTEEEQFFSPNKKIKKPLESSKTPLRHSSAPALLMFTSTPSPTPGPTSGEPASPTPGPTSGEPASPTPGPTVWEAAAPPGLPLGSQPASLALPLGEPASQPRLLPLGSPASPQLALPRLGASQPHHWPYSGEPANPTPASLPLGSQPAPPLALPLGSQASPTPGLPRGEPASHP